The window AATCCAGAACGCCTATTATTCCGTAACAATGCAATGAAGTTTTGACAGGAATgaatgatattgatattttattttatttcttatttttactgATTTTTATTCCTTACTCCTACCTAATGTGTCATTGTTAAATTACTATTTATTGCTCTAATGTATGCTTAACCTATGATgatataaatgaatatgaatataataaataaatatagaattcTTCACTTCGTTCAGAGTTCAATGTACGAGCTCAGAGTAAACATTTCATTTTGCTCCATTGTGACAGaatctattattatttcaaGTCATGAAaggttattataatataatacccATTTGGTACTTACCTGCTTATATCGAATGTGTAAGTAATGTGTCTAGGGAAATGACACTATGAGTGCCACAAAAAATACTgatcattatcattatcatcatcaccAGCGTATTGTACAGCAAGTTGCAAAATGACATGGACACATTATGGAAGGAATTCATTAATAAAGTGGCCTTGCATTCTTTTGGGGAAGGCATCAATAAGCTTCCCCTCATTTTTCAAGAGGGATTGGTTTACAATTAAATGTTCTACATTgtacaacaagggcataaagcgaTCCATTTTTATCCGAGGCAATGTATTGGTCTGAGCGCAGTGAAGAGTCGAGGACCAATATTGACATTTATTCCTGAGTTATACACTCTCCTTTTCCCTTCATATTTCGtggaaaatttacaaaaaaatccaatattttcggatattttaccgtatttgttcaagactaaagaaaatcgtactCGGGCCGGTATTACTAAGTTAATAAGGGTcgtaataaatgattttactttatgttTTAGAGCATATTAAGCAATTTTATGAGCATGAGAAGTGaaaattatgtacagtcagcgtcaaatactttgtagcagtcaaagtggctactttggttgctaaaaagtatttgacgctgactgtacctttcacaactgatttgtgtaagaatacaatacaatgctcAGTATATACCTACAACTTCATCAAGTGAATATCATGACTAATAGACAGATGACAATAAAATAGCCGGTTGTTGTCgttagttaaataaatgcatttaaataatgaatagctAACATCACAAGaggctaagtataaaattatactGTTACAAATGCCATCGTAATACCTATAGCTATTTTCCTCAATGCATTCATGTACGAATATGAAACGTATGGTTCTCACCATAGAGCACAAATATCTTTGGCTCCTCTGTTCATTGTAGGTAGTCTTTAAAATTCATACACGGGGACACATTGCGAGGCTAGTTTTGCACGTAGATATTTGTGTTGTTTACTCGATTTAAATACGAGGCAAATTTATTGGTTAATTAAGACATTGTAACCTCGCCGGTCAAAGGTCatataatgtcatataattttattcacGAAACGTATGGTTGTTATTTTAGTAGTTCTAATTGTATGACTAACCTGGTTTTTATTATGGGATTCCGATGTATATGTTCAATGTTCATCAATGAAGATTCATAAATAAACGTTTCCTAACTTCTCCCAAAGAGCATAATAAtccaaagaatacaatactcactaggaTACAATCACTAAGTACGTTCTAAACAAATTACACCCACTTCACATAAAGTCATGTCAGACATATCATGTCATATCTACTTAACTGACAGTTTACTTTTTCATATCATCGCGCTCAAGATCAAAAATTATCGAAAAAAGAATATACTTACTGcttttctaagtatttatggTTGGTAGTGCCTATGTATATTGATATCAACCCTTGAACCAATCCAaggaaatgtattaaaaaaagcggccaagtgcgagtcggactcgcgcatgaagggttccgtactatttatgacgtattaaaaaaaaatctacttactagatcttgttcaacattttaccactttggacacacattttaccactttggaagttacaggggggggggggacacattttttcactttggaagtttttctcgcgcaaactattcagtgtagaaaaaaatgatattagaaacctcaatatcatttttgaagacctatccatagataccccacaagtatgggtttgatgaaaaaaaaatattttttttaaattttatgacgtattaaaaaaaaatctacttactagatctcgttcaaaccaattttcggtggaagtttgcatgacaatgtatatcatatattttttttagttttttcattctgttattttagaagttacggggggggggggggggggggtacacacatcacacattttaccactttggaagtgtcactcgcgcaaactattcattttagaaaaaaatgatattaaaaacctcaatatcatttttgaagacctatccatagataccctacacgtatgggtttgatgaaaaaagattttttgagtttcagttctaagtatggggaaccccaaaaatttattgttttttttttctatttttgtgtgaacatcttaatgcggttcatagaatacatccacttactaagtttgaacagtatagctcttatagtttcggaaaaaagtggctgtgacataatcggatagacagacggacatgacgaatctataagggttccgttttttgccatttggctacggaaccctaaaaatggaattgTAAGAAttgtacaaatacataaaagaTCCTTAGTCCAATGTAAACTATATTcaaactatattattatttacttacttacataacaTGTGTCAGTTGATCAGGTTATGACAACAGGTTTGATTTGAAGTAACTAAATAAATTGTAACATTCATCCAAATGCTTCTGGTCTTCTGGTCCACAGGTATGTTGTCAATCAGAATCGCAGACGACGGAACTACCAACCCCCCTCTTCACAGTACCCCACGGGCTAGGCGTCCCCTTCGACAACAACTGGGACGACTCCTCACAAAACTGGGGTTCTGAATTTACTACGTCTAGTACTAGAAGACCATCCTGGAACACTGACACACCTACTAGAAGACCATTCTGGAACACTAACACACCTACTAGAAGACCATCCTGGAACACTGATACACCTACTGGAAGACCATCATGGAACACTGATACACCTACTGGAAGACCATCATGGAACACTGATAATGATAGAACGAATTACAAGAATGGAAAAGAAGAAGCGGTTGATGTGAGAAATCACAGGAACTTTAGGCTGTTGCCGACGGATTGCGGAGTTATCGAAGATGATAAGATTTGGGGAGGCAATAGAACGAGACTGTTTGAAATGCCGTGGATGGTGCTCATCTCTTACAATTCAGGTAAATACATATGTCTACGTATTGAATATTCCAATTtgtcacaattaaaaaaataaactaacaaaTTTGCATCGGGTTTCCACTACCTATTTATTAATAGGTTGTACGATAATTTTGTTACTGtagattttatgaaaaaaaaaacgcgggAAATTCCGGATTAGGCAATAATTcacattttgtataggaacataaaaattaaataaaaaaatgtaaagaatttatttaaaacaacatacaattttaaaattaacagaTTAAATATGTGACATACTTTTGTAATTAGTTGTCTCAAAGAGGTACCACTCAGCATGTGACGGCGGCACACGCACATGTCCCCTATGCATCAATATTTACTGTTATGGTCAATACCGGCATGAGTTTATCATAACATCAGGGGCGGATTAAggaggcgcggggcccttagcacaatagctcgcggggcccccctagtttgaaaaaaaaatgattaagtgcgagtcggattcgcaccccgaggattcagtaccatcacaacatttttacgatgtcttaatttttgtTCACTCGTTCtctattagtttttaacatgttatgcagtgtattttttagggtttcgtagtcacctagaaactcttatataagcagtttcaccatgtccgtctgtccgagggtttactccgtgatctttagtgctagatagctgtaatttggcatggatacataaatcatgccttgcgacagaacgggtaaaataaaaactataaaaaaaattaggatacctctcgtacaaaatgtttttactttgatatttttttgctttgaccctgtagtgtggcgtatggttggataagCTCTTTCGAAACGAATAATggtctccaaaaacctttttttaaataaagttattattttcggaaataatcgctccgaaagaaaaaaaaatgtagggagGAATTtcgatctttttatttttttactaatacattttaaaagagcctaatcttaatgaagttgtgttattttatcacagttcctttcttttatataggtttcctccttaccttcggttttcatcatcagattaggtcgattttgccaaattttgacaaatggtcaaaaaaatagtttgcagatgGTTTGCAGGTTTTGAAAACAACTTGCAAGTATTACAAGTTaaagcatgtagggatactgtttaacaacatcaagattattaagtttaataaaagcttgtaaaaataggtgaaaagtgagtcggacctaagaagtgggaactaatggctaagtgagccaaaaaacaagcccgaaggctgagccccacgagctgaatatccggaccgatcggaccacccgatttcgtagcgttcccgtgcgaaaccgaaggccaagctgcaggaaagcagagtcTAGAATGAAATCAATGccagagtgtgaacgaggccgtaggccgagctccgtataagggtGGAGGCCCGGAGCGTTCAATCAaggcgcgccaccatgcaaagactgaattgtaggagaacagagtttggaattgatctcggctcgcctgctgctcggccttagttcttgctcgaaagtgcgacttgctgggatgctttgggtatcggaccctatgtagggctttacatccggcttatgcgaatgcaaagccctgcataggggccccgctgttttctttttataacattttgacaattagatcatatgtatcactgctttgcagcaactcggcatattttgggcccggccagccgtagaggagcgcgtcctttggcctactacgggctcaaagctgatcatcattaggcattagctgtaaggtgcaatttgttatttgaaataataattagtaaataaatcatccttccttgcttttcactaatatgtttttaaacacagtatcttcttttgttcgtttcagagctctgctgtttcctgcagcttagccatgcacaaaagtttgcaccttccccaacactctgcaccttcggtattatgctaaactctgctctaggtctttgcgtaagcctaaaaaaatctttaaatttggaatcgttgtaaagaaaaatagacaggataataacaaataataataattgatcaatattgttactgagttacaaaaaaaaatacattgtaaataaaatgtggtggtacaggatccgcggagtacGAGTTctacttggccggttccgcgtgccgaaatcgcatggtcagggtcggagcgcggggccccccttaggcgcggggcccttagcatatgctttttctgctgttcggttaatccgccactgtaacataaatgttataaaaacacaataattaACTACATAAGCCCCGTTTAAGTTCTTCGAAGCCAAATAGAACTAGAGACTTGAacttaattacatatttatgcaaGTCGCGCATCACAGGCGGTTTTGCGTAGGATATATTATACGTAAGCAATCATAATAGTTTAAAATAGTCGTACCCACTTAAATAAAGTGCCTTATGTCATCGATTTTAAATTGATACTTGAATAAAAAGCCAAGGTTgtctttaataaatattgattggTCGTAATAATTGTGTTGGTTCTTTGTAATATGATGATTTCATGGCTTTAATGATGTTAAAGAGAAAGATCATCAGGATAGGTATTGGAATTATTTCCATCGTTTACTTTAAATAATGCTGTGAAGTAATGAATACTTGTGTTATCATTATTCAGCAAACATCCAAAATAAGTCTTATTGTTTTATACTACTATTCATATATGGGCATGTGCTTAAATTAAATCATGCCTGTACGCTTCTCTCTTGCCCATGTCctcttttaattttgaactaaaaAGGCTAGCTTCCTAGACAATGAGACGTTACGATATAGCGCTAGCGGCGGATAGATACAGTAGGTACTCTACATCTGGACGCATTTTAACTAAAGCTTGCAATATTCCAGCACGAGGCACCAAGCTAAGCTGCGGAGGTACCCTCATCCACGAGCGCTATGTATTAACAGCAGCGCACTGCGTGTCCTTCCTAGGCGAGCGTTTGAAATTGTCAGGAGTCGTGCTTGGAGAGTACGACACCAGAACTGACCCGGACTGCGAGTGGGACGAGGGGGAGAGGATGTGCGCTCCTAGTACACGGGTAAgcattgtttttagttttaagtggaggatccgtgcgaaatcgccttttcatacaaacgtaatcttgattttcctctctgtatattcacattatagaaaatattttgacacaatttgttatatatcaaccacagctatgccccaacgcttgtttttttttttataagagataggagcatttaaaaatttgtatgaaatctgtttttcgctcctaatttttacaataataaaaaaagtaataagtcaaacgtaggggcaaaGCTAtgattaattatgtaaatatattttccataatgtcaatatccatagAGAAAAATGGGGATTATGTTTGTATGGGGAAGCGGCCGTCCGCTTTCGCGGCGCCCTGCGTATCGTTTGTGGGCGAGCGTTTGAAACTTTCAGGAGTCGTGCTAGGAAAATATGACACCAGAACTGATCCGGACCGcgagtatatattttataatgtatataacATAACTGGGCatgtaatatgtattataactaaatgtaaataaacttttttactTGCCTATtatggtgtcccactgctgggcaacgGCCGCTCTCTTGGGTCTTCCACAACTCCCAATTTAGTACCTCTTCCGGCCAGTTTCTGAGAAAGGTGTCTAGGTTGTCCCGCCATCTTCGGCTGAGCCTGCCGCGTCCGCGTCCTTCTTCTGGCATCCACTTGGTCCATCTGTCTGGATAAATGAAAAATTTCtctcatatatttgtgtgtTACCTATaggaacagtaaaataaaattgtgttatATTTCAGAACGTGACTGTCGATACCATTATCCCACACCCCGGCTACAGTCCGCAGAACTTGTTTGATGACATCGCGCTTCTCCGGCTCTCGGAGCCGGCGGATTTTACTCAAGGTTAGTACACCTTTTGATAGTGTGGCTTGCAGGGTTACTATAATTATCGCTACCTACATGGACAATGCTCGTTCTCGTCGTTATCTGTCTCTCGCAAGTATCTACTGGCGTCTCCCACGAACACTCGTCGAGAGATCCCGAGACTCGTCTCGCCCTTCTCCGATTGGGTCAGATTTTAGCGAGAGGCTCTTGACGTgtgtgtacagactacagatgGCATAACTCTTAGCAAAAAGTTTGTCTGGTTCCTCGCACGCGACTTACCTAAGTATTGTCTAAACATGTAACAATCTTGCACTCAACTTACTATAAGGAAAAACTAGATTCCCTAGTTTACCTTGCTCACCATTTAGAACTACTTCGAACTCGTAAAAACTCGTCAATTATAATACAGTACTTTACACAATAGGTACGGGATAAGTTTTCTCACGCATCCAGCGCGACTGTGGCTTTAGGTAATTAAGCAGTTGCTGATTAATATCTATGTGGATAGAAATAGCCGCCTGCTCCACGTAGTcgtataattttttatacatcGCCTGTGGCAAGCAAGCACACGGCTCACCTAATGGTAAGTGGacaccgtagtctatggacgtCTGCAAATGGCCAAGGGGAGAGGGAGGggcatacatataatatacaaatacttaaatacatagaacatctatgactccggaacaaatatctgtgctcatcacacaaataaatgcccttaccgggattcgaacccaggaccatcgacttcataggcactactcactaggccagacgggtcGTCAAACATATAGTTAAAAATTTTGGTCTCTAGGCCCTGCCCCCTTGGCGACGCCCATGATGTTGAGAATAactttaaaaagtatatattttgttcGTGTTTCAGATAACATGAAACCAGTATGTCTACCATCCACGCCAGAGCTGCAAGCGGACAGCATGGTGGGGCGGCACGTGGTGGTGACGGGTTG of the Cydia pomonella isolate Wapato2018A chromosome 19, ilCydPomo1, whole genome shotgun sequence genome contains:
- the LOC133528344 gene encoding phenoloxidase-activating factor 3-like, which encodes MSQWLFVTSVFLLLLRVETRFVGDKCQAEGRPGMCRLLDDCRPLLAEIKSCGTPMPAHIRRKLQTLMCGFDTDKPIVCCQSESQTTELPTPLFTVPHGLGVPFDNNWDDSSQNWGSEFTTSSTRRPSWNTDTPTRRPFWNTNTPTRRPSWNTDTPTGRPSWNTDTPTGRPSWNTDNDRTNYKNGKEEAVDVRNHRNFRLLPTDCGVIEDDKIWGGNRTRLFEMPWMVLISYNSARGTKLSCGGTLIHERYVLTAAHCVSFLGERLKLSGVVLGEYDTRTDPDCEWDEGERMCAPSTRNVTVDTIIPHPGYSPQNLFDDIALLRLSEPADFTQDNMKPVCLPSTPELQADSMVGRHVVVTGWGATEDGLQSPVLLSVALPVVSNAECQDAYNGSPRIYNRQMCAGGVPDKDSCGGDSGGPLLHPGVVGRVGLRYVQRGIVSYGSKRCGVGGFPGVYTRVGHYMDWILDNMRP